A part of Propioniciclava coleopterorum genomic DNA contains:
- the zupT gene encoding zinc transporter ZupT yields MILALAVSLLAGLATSVGGALALGRRTLERAWLAVALAFASGAMLLVSLVELLPLGIASLGEQFGPKTAAGVGYLVFFVGIGLVLAIDRFLPQPLNPNETEGREHEVAAGEVPHTQRLLRSGLLVALVLGLHNFPEGMATFLSTYSDVGVGIPLAVAIAIHNVPEGIAVAAPVYAATGSRSKAFWWATISGLTEPVGGLIAAGLVTWVIPPAFFGVFYALVAGMMVFLALDELLPGAWRYQTDKHQTVYGMLAGMAVVALSLMLFA; encoded by the coding sequence ATGATCCTCGCGCTGGCCGTCTCGCTGCTGGCGGGGCTGGCCACGTCCGTCGGCGGCGCGCTCGCGCTCGGCCGCCGCACGCTGGAGCGGGCCTGGTTGGCGGTCGCCCTGGCGTTCGCGTCCGGGGCGATGCTGCTGGTGAGCCTCGTGGAACTGCTCCCGCTGGGGATCGCGTCGCTGGGGGAGCAGTTCGGCCCGAAGACGGCCGCCGGCGTCGGCTACCTGGTGTTCTTCGTGGGCATCGGCCTGGTGCTCGCGATCGACCGCTTCCTGCCCCAGCCGCTCAACCCGAACGAGACCGAGGGCCGCGAGCACGAGGTGGCCGCGGGCGAGGTGCCGCACACGCAGCGGCTGCTGCGCTCGGGGCTCCTGGTCGCGTTGGTGCTGGGACTGCACAACTTCCCCGAGGGGATGGCGACCTTCCTCTCGACCTACTCCGACGTCGGCGTGGGGATCCCGCTGGCGGTCGCGATCGCGATCCACAATGTGCCCGAGGGGATCGCGGTGGCCGCGCCGGTGTACGCCGCGACCGGGTCGCGCTCGAAGGCGTTCTGGTGGGCGACGATCTCGGGCCTCACCGAGCCGGTCGGCGGGCTGATCGCCGCCGGCCTGGTCACGTGGGTGATCCCGCCGGCGTTCTTCGGCGTCTTCTACGCGCTGGTGGCCGGGATGATGGTCTTCCTGGCGCTCGACGAACTCCTGCCGGGCGCCTGGCGCTACCAGACCGACAAGCACCAGACCGTCTACGGGATGCTGGCCGGCATGGCCGTGGTCGCCCTCAGCCTGATGCTGTTCGCCTGA
- a CDS encoding beta-galactosidase, translating to MPAPSKPSPPPASTPPPPSSAPLAALSVPRPAPPRRDHLPLGEPPGAPDRIAVTATHLERGGRPWFPVSGEVHYARLPRHRWDEVLAHARAGGLNAVACYVFWQAHEPEPGRFRWEGNLDLRAFVERAAAHGLDVVVRLGPWAHGEARLGGFPDWLGAADVVTRTDDPGYLRLVRRLYGEIAAQLTGLNHAEGGPVVGVQVDNELYDQPGHLATLRALAEDAGLRVPLWTATGWGGAQVPDTLLPVFGGYADGFWEEADTDWPDWAAVHFRPSAVRDDLGVGADVRAALGDGPAGRDGVRLQKADAVPFATCELGGGMHVAYHRRPLVTPEDVAALTLAKIASGSAWQGYYMYAGGTQRVGPHGTEQESQATGYPNDVPTRSYDFHAPIGEFGQLRPHFHLLRRQHLFLAADPDLAAMPATIGPDEGADLRWSVRSDGRRGHLFWTTHQPARHALPGVPVAQVQVAFDDAVIAVPSRPLHLPAGVAVAWPLRLPLAPGVTLRSATAQLLARVSDAEGDLVVLGATDGVPVEVVLEGDVPVQGAASRPADGATVVEPEPGPACLLGLPGVRVLVLDQASADRLWLLPLAGAPTLLLADAALSVRDGALVVRTEAPTTRLSVWGGRRLQGPGLRAATGPAGWWSGELATAAGTRRLAADLAPDARAPLPRVGGPAARLSAPTDASGAARVPVAVPDVAPGADRVLLRVRWSGDVGRALLGEEVLSDHFWHGRVWDVDLSDHLDAARRDGLTLELLPWRAATGVWVDPSVRGVPDGVRVAAIDLVTVTRTELRVAP from the coding sequence GTGCCCGCCCCGTCCAAGCCGTCCCCGCCGCCGGCGTCCACGCCGCCCCCACCCTCCTCGGCGCCCCTGGCGGCGCTGAGCGTCCCCCGCCCCGCGCCGCCGCGCCGCGACCACCTGCCGCTGGGCGAGCCGCCCGGTGCGCCCGACCGGATCGCGGTGACCGCGACGCACCTGGAGCGCGGCGGGCGGCCCTGGTTCCCGGTCTCCGGCGAGGTGCACTACGCGCGGCTGCCCCGGCACCGCTGGGACGAGGTGCTGGCCCACGCCCGCGCCGGCGGCCTGAACGCGGTGGCCTGCTACGTGTTCTGGCAGGCGCACGAGCCCGAGCCCGGGCGATTCCGCTGGGAGGGGAACCTGGACCTGCGCGCGTTCGTGGAGCGGGCCGCCGCGCACGGGCTCGACGTCGTCGTGCGGCTCGGCCCCTGGGCGCACGGTGAGGCCCGCCTGGGCGGGTTCCCCGACTGGCTGGGGGCCGCCGACGTGGTCACCCGCACCGACGACCCCGGCTACCTGCGGCTCGTGCGCCGGCTCTACGGCGAGATCGCCGCGCAGCTGACCGGGCTGAACCACGCCGAGGGTGGGCCGGTCGTCGGCGTCCAGGTGGACAACGAGCTGTACGACCAGCCCGGGCACCTCGCCACCCTGCGCGCGCTGGCCGAGGACGCCGGGCTGCGCGTCCCGCTGTGGACCGCGACCGGCTGGGGCGGCGCCCAGGTGCCCGACACGCTGCTGCCCGTGTTCGGCGGCTACGCCGACGGGTTCTGGGAGGAGGCGGACACCGACTGGCCCGACTGGGCGGCGGTGCACTTCCGGCCCAGCGCGGTGCGCGACGACCTGGGCGTCGGCGCGGACGTCCGCGCCGCCCTCGGCGACGGGCCCGCCGGGCGGGACGGCGTCCGGCTGCAGAAGGCGGACGCGGTGCCCTTCGCGACCTGCGAGCTCGGCGGCGGCATGCACGTCGCCTACCACCGGCGCCCGCTCGTCACCCCCGAGGACGTGGCCGCGCTGACGCTGGCGAAGATCGCCTCCGGCTCGGCGTGGCAGGGCTACTACATGTACGCCGGCGGCACGCAGCGCGTCGGGCCGCACGGCACCGAGCAGGAGTCGCAGGCCACGGGCTACCCCAACGACGTCCCGACCCGCAGCTACGACTTCCACGCCCCGATCGGCGAGTTCGGACAGCTCCGGCCCCACTTCCACCTGCTGCGGCGCCAGCACCTGTTCCTGGCGGCCGACCCCGACCTCGCCGCCATGCCGGCCACGATCGGGCCGGACGAGGGCGCCGACCTGCGCTGGTCGGTGCGCTCGGACGGGCGGCGCGGCCACCTGTTCTGGACCACGCACCAGCCCGCCCGGCACGCCCTGCCGGGGGTGCCCGTCGCCCAGGTGCAGGTGGCCTTCGACGACGCCGTCATCGCCGTGCCGAGCCGCCCCCTCCACCTGCCCGCGGGCGTGGCGGTCGCGTGGCCGCTGCGGCTGCCGCTCGCCCCGGGCGTGACGCTGCGCAGCGCTACGGCGCAGCTGCTGGCCCGGGTGAGCGACGCCGAGGGCGACCTGGTCGTCCTGGGGGCGACCGACGGCGTCCCGGTGGAGGTGGTGCTCGAGGGCGACGTGCCCGTGCAGGGGGCGGCGTCCCGGCCCGCCGACGGCGCGACCGTCGTGGAGCCCGAGCCCGGCCCCGCGTGCCTGCTCGGCCTGCCCGGGGTGCGTGTGCTCGTGCTGGACCAGGCCTCGGCGGACCGGCTCTGGCTGCTGCCGCTCGCCGGCGCGCCGACGCTGCTGCTGGCCGACGCCGCCCTCTCGGTGCGCGACGGCGCGCTCGTCGTGCGCACCGAGGCCCCGACGACGCGGCTGTCGGTGTGGGGCGGCCGGCGCCTGCAGGGCCCGGGCCTGCGCGCCGCGACCGGCCCCGCCGGGTGGTGGAGCGGGGAACTCGCCACCGCCGCCGGGACGCGACGCCTGGCCGCCGACCTGGCACCGGACGCCCGCGCCCCGCTCCCCCGGGTCGGCGGGCCGGCCGCCCGGCTGAGCGCCCCGACGGACGCCTCGGGCGCCGCCCGCGTCCCGGTGGCTGTCCCCGACGTCGCGCCGGGGGCGGACCGGGTGCTGCTGCGGGTGAGGTGGAGCGGCGACGTCGGGCGCGCCCTACTCGGCGAGGAGGTGCTCAGCGACCACTTCTGGCACGGCCGGGTCTGGGACGTCGACCTGAGCGACCACCTGGACGCCGCCCGCCGCGACGGCCTCACCCTGGAGTTGCTGCCCTGGCGCGCCGCGACGGGCGTCTGGGTCGACCCGAGCGTCCGCGGGGTGCCCGACGGCGTCCGGGTCGCCGCGATCGACCTGGTCACCGTCACCCGGACCGAACTCCGGGTGGCGCCGTGA
- a CDS encoding M18 family aminopeptidase: MAAMASEYIDDLASFVTASPSSFHAAAELAQRLDAEGFAVQDETQPFDANPGGHYAVRDGAVIAWWLPEGFDPARAGFRIVGAHTDSPSLKLKPQPTASAFGWQQAAVEIYGGPLPNAWLDRELGLAGRVVTRDGEQVLVATPAWLRVPQVAPHLDRSVNESLSLNRQRHLKPIFAVGHPELDLLDLIADVAGLDVADVASHDLYAYPTEAPAVFGPTEEFFASSRLDNLSSVHAGLRALLDAPEGSDVTVLACFDHEEVGSASRSGAAGPFLEQVLRRVAGAVGVRGSGWEELLARSSCISADAGHAIHPNYPELHDPDHQPLLNGGPLLKFNANLRYTTDAASASLWRRACAAAGVPTQDFVSNNAVSCGSTIGPMTAERFGIVMCDVGIPLLSMHSTRELAGVHDPGYLAGALTAYYAGA, encoded by the coding sequence ATGGCGGCCATGGCTTCGGAGTACATCGACGATCTCGCCTCGTTCGTCACCGCGTCCCCCTCCTCCTTCCACGCCGCCGCCGAGCTGGCGCAGCGGCTGGACGCCGAGGGCTTCGCCGTGCAGGACGAGACGCAACCCTTCGACGCGAACCCCGGCGGGCACTACGCGGTCCGCGACGGCGCGGTGATCGCCTGGTGGCTGCCGGAGGGCTTCGACCCGGCGCGCGCGGGCTTCCGGATCGTCGGCGCGCACACCGACAGCCCCAGCCTGAAACTCAAGCCGCAGCCCACGGCGTCCGCCTTCGGGTGGCAGCAGGCCGCGGTCGAGATCTACGGCGGGCCGCTGCCCAACGCCTGGCTCGACCGCGAGCTGGGGCTGGCGGGCCGGGTCGTGACCCGCGACGGCGAGCAGGTGCTGGTCGCGACGCCCGCCTGGCTGCGCGTGCCGCAGGTCGCCCCGCACCTGGACCGCTCGGTGAACGAGTCGCTGTCGCTGAACCGGCAGCGCCACCTGAAGCCGATCTTCGCGGTCGGGCACCCCGAGCTCGACCTGCTCGACCTGATCGCCGACGTGGCCGGGCTCGACGTCGCCGACGTCGCCAGCCACGACCTGTACGCCTACCCGACCGAGGCGCCGGCGGTGTTCGGGCCGACGGAGGAGTTCTTCGCCAGCTCCCGGCTGGACAACCTCTCCTCGGTGCACGCCGGGCTGCGCGCGCTGCTGGACGCCCCCGAGGGCTCCGACGTGACGGTGCTGGCCTGCTTCGATCACGAGGAGGTCGGGTCGGCGTCCCGCTCGGGCGCCGCGGGCCCGTTCCTGGAGCAGGTGCTGCGTCGGGTGGCCGGCGCGGTCGGCGTCCGGGGGTCGGGGTGGGAGGAACTGCTGGCGCGCTCGTCCTGCATCTCCGCGGACGCCGGGCACGCGATCCATCCGAACTACCCGGAGCTGCACGATCCGGACCACCAGCCGCTGCTCAACGGCGGGCCGCTGCTGAAGTTCAACGCCAACCTGCGCTACACCACGGACGCCGCGAGCGCGTCGCTGTGGCGCCGGGCGTGCGCGGCCGCCGGCGTCCCCACGCAGGACTTCGTGTCCAACAACGCGGTGTCGTGCGGGTCGACGATCGGACCGATGACCGCCGAACGCTTCGGCATCGTGATGTGCGACGTCGGGATCCCGCTGCTGAGCATGCACTCGACGCGCGAACTGGCCGGGGTGCACGATCCCGGCTACCTCGCCGGCGCCCTGACCGCGTACTACGCCGGGGCCTGA
- a CDS encoding SWIM zinc finger family protein — MTATYRYLWPSELDGDALTLATSGGSDADGPAEHPHFFSGFVARPDVVAAGLLALARVARTRFYVPPNAQAAVLRAADPVVTSTPEGLRLESFSACCGVYARLDVAASALDAERVAAGVTNVDVNPPLRQALAGLRAREPLHLDVGTDGLRATTLDGAVVEERVPLPTRWLKGFAETQALSAGMALRHELDADAARAFVRGLPRSSTTRTVLWATRASRGLRLASRPTAGAVAVAGPERLRVLEPILRHATGLRAFAPDVSAGSPPSASGWVLGLPGATLTIGLSPEKTRGFSGEGAVLSALAGPHTEHDADLVSALLAFDPRIDPAKLGAGSGLPAERVAGALALLATSGQVGYDLDAGAWFHRPLPYLPTALTALHPRLADAHALAEAGAVEVTDGIALVRSGAATHEVRLADDRCTCPWYAQYRGTRGPCKHVLVAHLAAEAP; from the coding sequence GTGACCGCGACCTACCGCTACCTGTGGCCGTCGGAGCTGGACGGGGACGCCCTCACGCTCGCGACGAGCGGCGGCAGCGACGCCGACGGCCCGGCCGAACACCCGCACTTCTTCTCGGGTTTCGTGGCCCGTCCCGACGTGGTGGCCGCCGGGTTGCTGGCGCTGGCGCGGGTCGCCCGGACCCGGTTCTACGTGCCCCCGAACGCCCAGGCCGCGGTGCTGCGGGCCGCCGACCCCGTGGTCACCTCGACCCCGGAGGGGCTGCGACTGGAGTCGTTCAGCGCCTGCTGCGGCGTGTACGCGCGGCTCGACGTGGCGGCGTCCGCGCTCGACGCCGAGCGCGTGGCCGCGGGCGTCACCAACGTCGACGTGAACCCGCCGCTGCGCCAGGCGCTGGCCGGGCTGCGCGCCCGCGAACCGCTCCACCTGGACGTGGGCACCGACGGGCTGCGGGCCACGACCCTCGACGGCGCGGTGGTCGAGGAGAGGGTGCCGCTGCCGACGCGCTGGCTCAAGGGCTTCGCCGAGACCCAGGCGCTGAGCGCCGGCATGGCGCTGCGCCACGAGCTGGACGCCGACGCGGCACGGGCGTTCGTGCGCGGGCTGCCCCGCTCCTCGACGACGCGCACCGTCCTGTGGGCGACGCGCGCGTCCCGCGGGCTGCGGCTGGCGTCGCGGCCCACGGCCGGCGCCGTCGCGGTGGCGGGCCCCGAGCGGCTGCGCGTCCTGGAGCCGATCCTGCGGCACGCGACCGGGCTGCGCGCCTTCGCCCCCGACGTGTCGGCCGGCTCGCCGCCCTCGGCGTCCGGGTGGGTCCTGGGGCTGCCGGGCGCGACGCTGACGATCGGGCTGAGCCCCGAGAAGACGCGCGGGTTCTCCGGCGAGGGGGCGGTGCTGTCCGCGCTCGCCGGGCCGCACACCGAGCACGACGCCGACCTGGTCTCGGCGCTGCTCGCGTTCGACCCGCGCATCGACCCCGCCAAGCTCGGCGCCGGGTCGGGGCTGCCCGCCGAGCGCGTGGCGGGGGCGCTGGCGCTGCTCGCCACCTCGGGGCAGGTCGGCTACGACCTGGACGCAGGCGCCTGGTTCCACCGGCCGCTGCCCTACCTCCCCACCGCCCTCACGGCGCTGCACCCCCGCCTGGCGGACGCCCACGCCCTCGCGGAGGCGGGCGCGGTCGAGGTGACAGACGGGATCGCGCTGGTCCGCTCCGGCGCCGCGACCCACGAGGTGCGCCTGGCCGACGACCGCTGCACCTGCCCGTGGTACGCGCAGTACCGCGGCACCCGGGGCCCCTGCAAGCACGTCCTCGTCGCCCACCTCGCCGCGGAGGCACCATGA